A stretch of DNA from Glycine max cultivar Williams 82 chromosome 18, Glycine_max_v4.0, whole genome shotgun sequence:
GCATGACATGGAAAGCCTTGGTTCACAAAAGGTTGCAGTAGAACCTAGTCACCATGCACTCATGAAGTTACTCAAAAGTGTGAGTGTGCTAGTTATAAATTGCAACCTAATCACTTGTAACTCTCCAAGGTCCACTATCTAGTGCTCTATCTTTGTGTATATTCCCTGTGGTCCCCTTTTACTCATTTCCAAACTTTAGCCTTTACATCgtcaagtttttcattttcagttaATCCTCATCTCTTTTTTGAGTTTGTTCTCTCAAGGTAATCTTCTTTGGTGTGGTTCTTCTTGGTCACACTGTTGTGATAGCTGTTTCTAGTTAGTTACCTGTGAAACTTGTTTGTGTCAGGCCATCTTGGCTTTTGTGCTGTGTTGTCTTGTCTCTCAGATTGCATATGCCTTTGATTGAGACTGGAAAGTGTTTCAGAATTTgcattatgttttttctttattctattTCGGTGAGAACTTTTGGAGTGAACTAATAtaaaatgatgtgaaaatggtATTTTGTCACTTAAAGTGTGCATATTCTGTGATGGATTTTGGGAATTAGAAGACTCAGTTGAACTGCCTTTAAACCAATTGTAAAATTGAAAGTTGTTAGTTACTATGTTATCAAGAAGTGCCAAAACAAAAACGcaggtttggataaaaaaaggtTATTGGGTTTCACAATCTATAGGAAGACTTCCACCAAAACTTTTCCTATTAAGCTTTAGGTGGAGTCACCTGTGCAGTTGTACAAGTTTGTGAATCCAATACAACGTGAAGGTTTGTGATTCATACAGCTTTGCACTATTTCTAGAATGAGACCATTTGTGCAATAGAGAAAGAATTTCAAAAGTGAAGTAGATGTGACATAAGTATTAaacttctcaattttttttcatgttagtttaactttcttttggactttatcattttttatctatGATGCAGTTTAGCCCATGTCAGTCTCAGCTAGTCCAGCGCCACTGTTAGGGGATCGACTGTGTGAAAATGGATTTAAGTGTTAAAATTCTCCCTGCCACCAATGATGTACATGGAGGAGTCATTGTGGACTTAAAGGAGCCTATGGACTCTGAAGATTTTGCTACTTTGCTTAGATCTTCACTTTTACATTGGAAGCAACAGGTAAACATTATGATCTAGAGCCTAAAATGGTACTTTTTGTTGCATTTAGTTCTCATCTGAAAAAGTTTAGCCATCTTGTCAATGCCTATTTCCACTTCTAATCGTTGGCCGCTTTCTTTATTTAGGTGCAACAAGTAGTTCACATGGTAGTATGATATCATTTATTTGACTTGAGAGCACCTCTTTATGAGTGAAATTTTGAAGCTAATAAAGTTCTTCTAAGCAGGGATTCTCTCTGGATTCTGTTGGCCATACGCGTTAAAACCAACtattaaataatacaaatattaagTCAGCTGATATATGTTCAGCATACACGCTTCAACTCAAGATGAAtgtttttatccaaaaaaaataatcatacttTTCAAAGTCGTCATTAATGCTACATGCACATTATGAATTTTGTGACCCTACTCAATATTTCAAACCTTTATCTGaatgtggctgtgtgtgtgtataaCCCTTTATCTGTATGAATGTCagcattttttttcctgcataACATAATGTTCTTGCCTAAAATTTATTCAGTCATAAAATGAAAACCTCTGACCTCTAGTTAGCCTTTATTAACTTTAGTAAGCTTTGCAGGGAAAAGATGGTGTTTGGATCAAGCTACCTATTGAGCTTGTTaatcttgctgaaactgcagtTAAGGTAATTTTGCCATATTTTCTTTGGGAGttcttttataaattgttttatgCATGGTTCCTCATCTTGCAAACCGCTTGTCAGATCCAATACTAAGAAAAACTTGTCATAATAATGTGACAAACTCATATTAACCATATTATAACTATGATCTCTATTCTCTAATTTTGAAATGCAATGGTAATGTTTGTCTAGTATCTGATAGACATCGCATGTTAGCCTGATAACCatattattcatattcaaaGCATCTTGTGTCAAATCTTGTCATTTGGGGTAGCTACTAGTGTAAGGTGTAAGATGATTACAtcaatttctatttctattttatatgtTCTTGTGTGATGTTAATAATTGAGTTTGAGGAAATTGATGGAATCTTGATATTTGAGATTGATAATAAAATTTGGTCATAAATGTGCTCTGTGTTATGTGCTGGCAGGAGGGTTTTTGGTACCACCATGCAGAGCCAAACTATCTAATGCTAGTTTACTGGATTCCAAAAACTGGCTGCACAATACCTCCAAATGCTTCCCATCGTGTAGCAGTTGGCGCAATTGTCCTGAATGATAAGAAAGAGGtctaaaataagataaaaatttggTTATGTAGATCCACATGTTTTGTTACAAATATTcaaccttttttttcatgatggCCTTCTCctactttttatttatgtttttcccTTTGTTTTGGGGTATGGCGGGCTTGTTTGTAGGTTCTTGTGGTCAAGGAAAAGAGAGGTGGATTTCATGGGATTGGTGTTTGGAAGATACCTACTGGATTAGTTGATGCAGTATGCTCTCTTTCAAAGACAGATTTCATCTattcttgaaaaaaatttacaatttggTTAGCGACTTGAAACTTGGATTACCTGCAGGGTGAGGAGATTTTTGAAGCAGCTATTAGAGAAGTTAAAGAAGAGACAGGAGTAAGTATAGTGTCAGAGTACAATGTTGAATTACCAAATGCATATTGTAGAATGTCAGCATTATTGTGTTATAGTCATGACTTTTATCGTGgtctgttttatttttgttcagaTTGACACAGAATTTGTGGAAGTACTAGCATTCAGGTATGAATTTTCTAAAATGTGACACCTAAACTATGAGATACCCTTTAGTTTGTGCTGATATTATATAAAGGGTAAGGCACCTAGGTTCAGtctacaaatgaaaaaaagtccttaataaCTTTTTAGGAGAAGTTTCATATAGATCCATAGTTTTAGAAAGGAAATTTCCTACCAGCAGGCCAAATAGAATTTGAGTTAAATTACATTTAAGCTCAGGGGAAACACTATGAAGGACACTtgctttgtttttctcttctaatcAATAGTTTGACAtcctaataaattaaagttcataaaagaaataaaaaatttccaacACTTGACctgtctttcttcttctttctttaccATATAATTGCTTTTGACATTCTGTTGTTTCTGATTTTCAGACACACACACAATTCATTCTTTGGAAAATCagatatatcttttatttgcaTGCTGTGTCCTCTTTCTTTTGACATCAAAAAGCAAGAACTGGAAATTGAGGCAGCTCAGGTATTTTCGTTTGATAGATGCAGAACATAATGTAAACACCTCACAAATGATACTCTAAAATGATAGATGCAGAATATAAAAGAGGTGACATCAAATTAATGGATATTCTTCTTCCCTCCTCAACTTAACGATGCAAATCAGTCTTATGTCAATACTCCAGCTCACCATTCGTCAACAAAGTCCAATTGTGCAAAGCACTATGAATAACTGAAAACACGCAAAAATTGTTTTCCATAAAGAAAAGACTTATGAACAGATCACGTTAGCTTATTagaatgattaatatttttttttcacaaacaaaTCATAGTTATGTTTATTGAATGTGACACATTTTGTGACCACTATCTACATAATGAATTTGTTCAAACATTTATTATAGTATTTGAACTAATTATTGCAATTTGTTCAAATCACAATGAACTGGTTCAAACGATGGTCCTTCAAGTTGTTGAAGAATGACTGTGGAACTAATTATAGCATAGGAATCTAAGAACATACATGATAGAGGATATTTTTGGTTCCAAGTTCTTCAAAAGATAGTTGATAAGATGATGGTATGTTATTCTTTATTAGAAGTCTGCATATCACATATAATTGCTGATTTTCCTCACCATTGCCATATAATTCATTGTCAttgcatttgcatgtttacCTCGTGACACTAGTGCTATTATGACCATATTTTGCATGTGTTGGTgatgcatttaattttcttgaCTAAAATCTTCTTTGTTGTGCTTTGTATTTTCTCACAAAGTGGATGCCGTTCAAGGAATTTGCTGATCAACCTTTTAATCAGATGCATGAACCCTTCAAGTACATGATTGAATTATGCTTGGCAAAGGTTGAAAAAGTCTATAATGGATTCTCTCCGCGACCTGTCTCGTCGTATTTCGTGAAGGAGTTGAATTATCTATATTTGAATAGCCATGGCCTGGACAAATCTTCTTAAGTTTTCCAAATCAACCTTGGTCGTCATCCATAAAAGTTGATTTAAGTATTTCTTTCTTGTAAAggcttaattatgttttttccccttaaatttaggttatttttatttttttccttcaaatttaaatctatttttctagtcttcaaattttaaaaatattctttttagtctctcttgcgacaaaaaattatcacaaattaTGCATTCAAATAAATTAGCAAAAATCAATCAAGAgggattaaaaaaagtatttttctaaattaagagactaaaaaaactaatttaaatttgagggaccaaaaacaaaaataacttaaatttgataaaccaaaaacatatttaaaccttcTTGTAAGACATGTTggagtttaattttaaactttagatTATTAACAttacttataaaaataagatttataatattttaattgatagaTCATAGTTATTAATTGTTTGATCTTATAATGTGAGTGTGTGTCTATTATTGGTTGGAAAATATTTGATGAATATGTTAGCAATAGTAACCAAAATTCTAAAGGGAATGAGAGAAATCACATGTCACACACAAACACAAGAAATTTAACGAGGTTTGACAAGTGTGCCTAGGTCCTCGGGAGCAAAGTgatagtttctttttcttcttcataaacAATGAGGTTAcgtcaaaatatatataatatacacaCACATTTTCTTAAACAACATAAATTATCTTTATCCGCTTTATAATATTATGTCTAGCGTGGGGACTTTACCTCACACCCCCAACTCGCTTCGTAATCCAACAATTGGTGTCCCTTATGCTACGATACAACATTTGTCATGTCCATAAAATATGAGTCATGCATAGCAATCTCCACCATGGAGAATATTCAACCCCATGGAAAATAAACAAGAAGTCCATCTCATAATGTTATAGGTTGGGGTCTTGTCACGTCTTGCATTGAACAACATTCAACAAGTCCAAGAAATGCTTGAACTTCTTAGTTGTGATCACCTTGGTTAACATATCAACTGTATTCTTTGAAGTGTGAATCTTCCTAAGCAAAACCTAATCAAATGTCATCAACTCCTTGATTTTTTCGAACCTCACATTAATATGTTTTCTTATAGCATGATACACCCGACTCTTTGCTAAATCGATAGCACtttgactatcacaatgcaACTGAACTCCACCTTGTTCAATGCCCAGCTCCTTCACTAGCCTTGCTTACTACACAACTTCCTTACTAGCCTCTGTGCTACCTCCATGTACTCTGCTTTAGTTGTCGGCATTGCCACAAGAGATTGAACAATGGACTTCCAACAAACAGGCCCACCTCTAAGAGTAAAGACATACCATGTTGTAGACCTTCTATCATCTAGATCACCAACATAGTCAGAATTCACATATCTCACAACTGAAGGATCACCCTATTAACTGATGAATATAATATCATGACCTGTTGTACCCTTTAAATACTTTAAGATCCACTTTATTTCTTCCCATTGTCACTTCTCTAGGTGAGACATAAACTTGTAGACTTGACTTACAACATGTGCCAAATTTAGGCTAATGCACACCATAACATACATCAGGAAACCAACTTCACTGGCATAAAGAACCTTTGACATGTACTGCACCTTAGTATTTGTCTTCAAACATTGATCTATATAAAGGTTAAAATGTTTTGCTAATGGAGTACTCACATGCTTCACATTCCTCATGTTGAACCTGTTTAACACCTTCTCAATGTAGCCCTACTGTGAGAGCcacatttttttggattttttgtcTTTGTGAACCTCCAGCACAAGAATCTTCTTGGCACGAACCAAGTCCTTCATGTCAAACTCCTAACTCAGCAATGATTTCAAGTCATTCACATCATGCAAATCTTTACCAACAATCAGTATATTATCAATATGCAGTAGCAGAAAAATGAAAGAGTCATCATCAAGGCTCCTCACATAAACACAATAGTCATACTCACATCGCCAGTAGTCAATCTGAAGCATGTAGGAATCAAACTGCTTGTACCACTGCCTTGGAGACTGCTTCAATCCATACAGAGACATCTCCAACATACAAACCAATTGTCTTGGTCCACCTTTATTGAACCCATCTGGCTGCTCCatgtaatttttctcttctaaatCATCATGAAGAAAGGTTGTCTTCACATCTATTTACTGTAAGTGCATGTCACAATTGGTTACCAACACTAGCACTGCCCTAATAGAAATGTGTCTTACGACGGGAGGAAAAATCTAATGATAAATGACCCCCTTCTACTATGCATACCCCTTGGTTACTAAGCGAGCCTTGAACTTTTCCCCTTCTTTTTCTGATACTAAAGGTTTCATCTTGTTCACTCATTTGCTCTATGGCTTTCTTGCCCTCATAAAGCTCAACTAGCTCCCATGTATGATTCTTATGCAAAAACTCTATCTCCTCCACTAAACCACCCATTAATCTATCTGTCTCTTGGTTTTTCATAGCCTCTTGaaaggtggaaggatctttAACACTAATGAAAAGTGCAAAAGTAGCCAATTTAGTCAATTCTTTAAACCTATATCAGACAACAAGTTTAATGGTACGATGATCTCTATCTTTGATAGGATTGTACTCCGGATGTAGGCCACCTGGAATCACTAATCTAGGCTTAGGTGTGGATGTGGCCTTAGGTCTT
This window harbors:
- the LOC100810351 gene encoding nudix hydrolase 10, whose product is MDLSVKILPATNDVHGGVIVDLKEPMDSEDFATLLRSSLLHWKQQGKDGVWIKLPIELVNLAETAVKEGFWYHHAEPNYLMLVYWIPKTGCTIPPNASHRVAVGAIVLNDKKEVLVVKEKRGGFHGIGVWKIPTGLVDAGEEIFEAAIREVKEETGIDTEFVEVLAFRHTHNSFFGKSDISFICMLCPLSFDIKKQELEIEAAQWMPFKEFADQPFNQMHEPFKYMIELCLAKVEKVYNGFSPRPVSSYFVKELNYLYLNSHGLDKSS